One window of the Streptomyces asoensis genome contains the following:
- a CDS encoding M16 family metallopeptidase, translating to MTSSSSQATARTSSEARAVARTQTLIKGTAGIGVVRKTTLPGGLRIVTETLPSVRSATFGIWAHVGSRDETPSLNGATHYLEHLLFKGTNRRSALDISSAIDAVGGEMNAFTAKEYTCYYARVLDADLPLAIDVVCDMLTGSLIREEDVNVERGAILEEIAMTEDDPGDCVHDLFAHTMFGDNALGRPVLGTVDTVNALTADRIRRFYKKHYDPTHLVVAAAGNIDHNKVVRQVRAAFEKAGAFKNPDATPIAPRDGLRAIRSAGRVELIGRKTEQAHVVLGMPGLARTDDRRWALGVLNTALGGGMSSRLFQEVREKRGLAYSVYSYTSGFADCGLFGVYAGCRPSQVHDVLKICRDELDQVAEHGLSDEEIVRAIGQLRGSTVLGLEDTGALMNRIGKSELCWGEQMSVDDMLTRIAAVTPDEVRSVARDILGRRPSLSVIGPLKDKQASRLHDAVA from the coding sequence GTGACGTCGAGTAGCTCCCAGGCGACGGCCCGCACCTCTTCGGAGGCGCGGGCCGTCGCCCGTACCCAAACTCTGATCAAGGGCACGGCCGGCATCGGTGTCGTCCGCAAGACCACCCTCCCGGGTGGTCTGCGCATCGTCACCGAGACCCTCCCCTCGGTCCGCTCCGCCACCTTCGGCATCTGGGCGCACGTCGGTTCCCGCGACGAGACGCCGTCCCTGAACGGCGCCACGCACTACCTGGAGCACCTCCTCTTCAAGGGGACGAACCGCAGGTCGGCGCTGGACATCTCGTCCGCGATAGACGCGGTCGGCGGCGAGATGAACGCGTTCACGGCGAAGGAGTACACGTGCTACTACGCACGCGTGCTCGACGCCGACCTGCCGCTCGCCATCGACGTCGTCTGCGACATGCTCACGGGCTCCCTCATCCGCGAGGAGGACGTCAACGTCGAGCGCGGCGCGATCCTCGAGGAGATCGCGATGACCGAGGACGATCCCGGCGACTGTGTGCACGACCTGTTCGCGCACACGATGTTCGGCGACAACGCCCTCGGCCGCCCGGTTCTCGGCACCGTCGACACGGTCAACGCCCTCACCGCCGACCGCATCCGCCGCTTCTACAAGAAGCACTACGACCCGACCCACCTCGTGGTCGCGGCCGCCGGCAACATCGACCACAACAAGGTCGTACGCCAGGTCCGCGCGGCCTTCGAGAAGGCGGGTGCCTTCAAGAACCCCGACGCCACGCCCATCGCCCCGCGCGACGGCCTGCGCGCGATCCGCTCCGCCGGCCGCGTCGAGCTGATCGGTCGCAAGACGGAACAGGCGCATGTCGTCCTCGGCATGCCGGGTCTGGCCCGCACGGACGACCGGCGCTGGGCGCTCGGCGTGCTGAACACGGCCCTCGGCGGCGGCATGTCCTCCCGCCTCTTCCAGGAGGTCCGCGAGAAGCGCGGCCTGGCCTACAGCGTGTACTCGTACACCTCAGGCTTCGCCGACTGCGGCCTCTTCGGCGTGTACGCGGGCTGCCGCCCGAGCCAGGTGCACGACGTGCTGAAGATCTGCCGGGACGAACTCGACCAGGTCGCCGAGCACGGCCTGTCCGACGAGGAGATCGTCCGCGCCATCGGCCAGCTGAGGGGCTCCACGGTCCTCGGTCTGGAGGACACCGGCGCGCTCATGAACCGCATCGGCAAGAGCGAGCTGTGCTGGGGCGAGCAGATGTCGGTCGACGACATGCTGACCCGGATAGCGGCGGTGACCCCGGACGAGGTCCGCTCGGTGGCCCGCGACATCCTGGGACGGCGCCCGTCGCTGTCGGTCATCGGCCCGCTCAAGGACAAACAGGCCTCCCGGCTGCACGACGCGGTCGCCTGA
- the dapB gene encoding 4-hydroxy-tetrahydrodipicolinate reductase yields MSKLRVAVLGAKGRIGSEAVRAVEAAEDMELVAALGRGDKLETLAESGAQVVVELTTPASVMDNLDYCVRHGIHAVVGTTGWTEERLAHLTGRLAESPGTGVLIAPNFSIGAVLTMKFAQIAAPYFESVEVVELHHPNKVDAPSGTATRTAQLIAEARREAGTAPAPDATETGLDGARGANVDGIPVHAVRLRGLLAHQEVLLGGEGETLTVRHDSLHHSSFMPGILLGARRVVSTPGLTFGLENFLDLG; encoded by the coding sequence ATGAGCAAGCTGCGCGTGGCGGTCCTCGGCGCCAAGGGCCGGATCGGTTCCGAGGCGGTACGGGCGGTCGAGGCCGCCGAGGACATGGAGCTGGTGGCCGCCCTCGGCCGGGGCGACAAGCTCGAGACGCTGGCCGAGAGCGGCGCCCAGGTCGTGGTCGAACTGACCACGCCCGCCTCGGTCATGGACAACCTCGACTACTGCGTACGGCACGGCATCCACGCCGTGGTGGGCACGACCGGCTGGACCGAGGAGCGCCTCGCGCACCTGACGGGCCGGCTGGCCGAGTCCCCGGGGACGGGCGTGCTCATCGCGCCCAACTTCTCCATCGGAGCAGTCCTGACCATGAAGTTCGCGCAGATCGCCGCGCCGTACTTCGAGTCCGTCGAGGTCGTGGAACTGCACCACCCCAACAAGGTGGACGCGCCCTCCGGCACCGCCACGCGCACCGCCCAGCTCATCGCCGAGGCCCGTCGCGAGGCGGGCACGGCCCCGGCGCCGGACGCCACGGAGACGGGCCTGGACGGCGCGCGGGGCGCGAACGTCGACGGCATCCCGGTGCACGCCGTCCGGCTGCGCGGGCTGCTGGCCCACCAGGAGGTGCTGCTGGGCGGCGAGGGCGAGACCCTCACGGTCCGCCACGACTCGCTGCACCACAGCAGCTTCATGCCGGGCATCCTGCTGGGCGCCCGCCGGGTGGTGTCGACTCCGGGCCTCACCTTCGGCCTG